A region of the Synechococcus sp. UW179A genome:
ACTGAAGCGTTCTCCCATCAGGAAGTACACCGCACTGATGTGCTTGCAAGGATTGGCCTTATCCGGACAGCTGCATTCACTGCGCACCTCTTGCAGCTTGAAGGGGAAGAGCCGGCGGCCACTGGCCGCAAAGGCACGTTCGATGTCAGCCGGCATGATTCCGGCCAGGAGCTGTGCTGACCAGCGGGCTTTTTGTGTAAGGGCTTCCAGTACAAAGCCCCAGTCCTCATCGCTCAGCACATCCAGCCAGAGCTTCACTTTGTAAGGGTCTTCATCGGTTCCCTGAACACGGGCATGAACCCGTCGACCCTCGAATCGAATCGAAGTCACGTGTCCTTCACGGGCGTAGGTCCAGGCCCGTTCGAGGCGTTTTTTGAAGCGGTAGGAGTTGATCAGCTCCATCCACTGTTCAACCCACCAGGGTTGCTGGCCGAGCCCCTCGTCACTCAGTGAGGTGTTGATGCCGCTGTTGTTGGGGGTGATGGTCATCGCGTCAGGAGGGATTGTCTTCTAGGCTCACCAGCTCCTTGAGCTGGCCCATTTCGAGTCCTCCGAGCCATTCCTCGCCGGAGCCCACGATGTCTTCCGCCAGTCTGGACTTCTCGCGGATCATCCGGTCAATCTTTTCTTCCACCGAGCCGCTTGTGATGAACTTGTGCACCATCACGCGGTTGGTCTGTCCGATGCGATAAGCCCTGTCTGTGGCTTGGTTCTCCACGGCTGGGTTCCACCATCGGTCGATGTGGAACACATGGCTGGCTCGGGTGAGATTAAGGCCCACGCCACCGGCCTTGAGTGAGAGCAGGAACAGTTGGGGGCCGCGGGGATCTTCCTGAAAACGATCGACCATGGCCTGCCGCTCTGTCTTGCTGGTGCTGCCGCTGAGGAAGGGCACCTCGCTGCGCCAGCGGCGTTGCAGATACTCCCTCAGCAACGTTCCCCATTCCGCGAACTGGGTGAATAGCAGAGCGCGGTCGCCGGCCTCGACCACTTCTTCGAGGATTTCTTCGAGCCGTTGCAGCTTCGCTGAACGTTGCAAGAAATCCTCGCTTGCGTCTTTCTCCTTCAGCGCAAGGGCGGGATGGTTGCAGATCTGTTTCAGGCGGGTCAGCAGTCCCAGCACCTGGCCATGACGTTTGCCCCGCGGAGCACGGGCAATGGCATCGAGGGTGTCCTCGACGGTTTTGGCATAGAGCGATTTCTGTTCCTTGCTCAGCCCGACCCATTCGCTCAGCTCCACCTTCTCCGGCAGATCAGAGATGATCGCCTTGTCGGTCTTCAAGCGCCTGAGGATGAAGGGTCCCACCCGCGACTTGAGGTCTCTTAGAGACGACATGTCGCCGTAGCGTTCAATCGGCATGCGATAGCGCTGGCGGAAGAATTCCTCCTCGCCCAGAACCCTGGGATTGAGGAAATCCATCAGGGCCCACAACTCACTCACCCTGTTCTCCACCGGCGTGCCGGTGAGGGCGATGCGAAAGCGGGTGCCCTTGTGGGTGCGGGCCAGATCGCGTGTGGCCTGGCTCTGCTTGGCCGAGGGGTTCTTGATGGCCTGAGCTTCATCGATCACCGTTCCCTGCCAGTCGAAGCTTTCCAGCAGCTCGATATCCCGCTGCACCAGTCCGTAACTGGTGAGCACGAGGTCAACATCCTTTAAAGCCTTTTTGAGAGCAGCCAGAGTCGTGGGCCGTTTGGGGCCGTAGTGCTCATGCACGTTGAGCTCAGGGGTGAAGGCTGCGGCCTCCCGTTTCCAGTTGGTCAGCACCGATGTGGGGGCCACTAGCAGTACGGGCTTCTTCAGTTCCTGTTCCACCTTGAGGTGTTGTAGGAAGGCCAGCAGCTGGATCGTTTTGCCCAGGCCCATGTCATCAGCTAGGCAGGCTCCCTGGTCGAAACGATGCAGGAAAGCGAGCCAGCCCAGCCCACGCTCCTGATAAGGCCGCAGTTGTCCGCAGAATCCTTCAGGTGCCGGCAGTGGATCCGGCGATTTCTGCTGGTGGTACTGCTCAAGGACCCCCTGAAGCCGGGGGCCGGCATCGAAGGCGTGCACGGGAAGGCGCATCAGCGTGTCGCCCTCGGTTGCGGTCAGTCTCAGGGCGTCGTCCAGACTGAGCTCAGGATTGGCGCTGCAGAAGCGTTCAGCGTTCTTAAGGTCATTGGGGCGCAGTTCAATCCAGGCTCCCTTGTGACGCACCAGCGGGCTGCGTTTACCACTCAGGCGTTCCAGTTCGCGCAGGGTGAGCGTGACGCCACCGATCATCAGCTCCCAGCTCCAGTCGAGGCTCTCTCCCAGAGTGAAGCCGCGGGACCGCTCGGGCAGTTCAGCTTTGATCGCCAGTCCTAGTCGGCTGGCCAGCCCGCCGGAAAGGCTCGGCGGCAGATCGACGCCCACACCCACATCGCGAAGTTGGCGTGCGGCCGTGCGCACCAGCACGAAGGCTTCGGCAGGGGTCAGCTGCATCGCTTCCGGTGTGGCGCTTTCGAGGCCCCGCTCGATCGGTGCGAACACCGTCAAGGCTCGGCCCATGCCTTCCAGCAGCACTTCACTGGGATGCTCCACGGGAATCTCTCCCAGCTGAAGACCCTTGGGGCCTGCAGCCCACGCGGTACTGGCCGGCAGCTTCAGTGTGGGGTCCGACTCCGCCTGCAGGAAGAAGCGCAGGGGCCATAGTTCCTCGCCCTCAGACGGAGTAGCCAGTTCGAGGCAGGCCCGTGCCGCAGCAACATTGCCGGCCACGCCCTCTCGCCAGTGGTGGCTTGCGGTGGCTAGACGCTCGGCATCCTCATCATTGAGGTTGATCACGCCGGTCTCAGAGCTGAGAGCCTCTTCCCAGGCGCAGAGCAGTGGGTCTAAGCCTTCTTGATCAGTGCTGAAGCCTTTGCGCAGCTGCGCATCCAGCAGGTCTTCCAGCAGGGTGGCCACGCGCAGCCGACCGCTGCGGGGTCGACAACAGGCCACGGGATTGGCGGCTCGCATCGCTTCCGGTCGGAGCCTGGTCATGCGGTTGCTGCGTCGCCCGGTCGGTTCGCGCCAGGGCAGGGCACAGGTGGCAACTAGGGGCAGTCCCGCCGCTAGATCCTCCAGCCGGCGCCGGTCTTCCTCCCGATTCAGCAGTGGCACCCAGCGGGCTCTGTGGGGGTAGCCCTCGCCTTTGCTCAGCTCCACCTGGGGTAGCCAGCGGCCTCGTGCCACCAGACTCAGGGCCCAGCGCTGCATGTGGCTCCACCAGCGCAGCTCATCGGCCAGATCCGGATGACGACCTGAAAGCGGCAGCTTGGCTAGCCACTCGGTGGCAGCCATCGGTTCGATGGCCAGGCCCTGCACTTGCCAGGGCCACCATTCGGTGGTCTTCGGAATCGGTTCACCGGCCTGCAGCGGCAGACCGCACCACGGGGGGTCGTCCTCGGAGGATGCTTCTGCCGTCGTTGAGCGCTTGCGTTTCGGCTTAACGCTGCGACTGGGCAGCGTGAGGCAGGCCGTTGCGTCGATGATTCCGCCCGGCAGCAGGTCGCGTTCCGTGAGCCAGGCGCGCAGATCCTCGGTGCTGAGGGTGAAGGGATGAATCGCGGGGGTGGCACCCGGTCCCATCGGTTCGGCCACACGCCAGGTGTCGGCCCATACGAGCAGAGCAGCTCGACCGGAGCTGCTGGGGGTACGAATGGCCGGAAGCCAGGTGGCGTGCAGCAGGCTCATGGCCGCGACGCAGACAACATGCGTTGGGTTCCGTGAAGCAGGAGCGAGCAGCCGATCAACGGCAACCACCCCATAACGAGATCCTGCATTAATGATGCCAGGGAATCAGCATCTGCCCAAGGGGGTGGCAGGCACATTCCCAAACTGCGTATTCCGCAGACGGCTCCCACCAGCCCAGCCTGCAGGTGGGAGTCCTCCGGATCCACACGCTCAAGGTGGAAGGCCAGTAGTCCGTAAAACAGTCCGCATCCTGTGGATCGCACCGCCTGATCCACACCGAAGGGCAGGCTGAGCAGCCCCGCCGCTAGCCCTGCGACAAGGGCCCAGATCAGGGAGCGCAGTCTCAACGCTGCGCGACTCTGCTCGGCGGTGCTATCGGCCAACGTCGGTGGCAGCTCAAAGGCGATCATGGCTGGAGGACCTGCTGTTCAAGCCCGAACCCGCCATGGCTGTTGCACGATCGTCGCGAAACGAGGCAGCTGGACCCCGCACCGGTGCGGAGATTCGCGAAGCGTTCCTCGCGTTTTATGAGCAGCGTGGTCATAGACGGATGGCCAGTGCCTCACTCGTGCCTGAGGACCCCACGGTTCTGCTCACGATCGCAGGAATGTTGCCGTTCAAGCCGATCTTTCTCGGTCAGCAGCAACGGCCTGCCCCCTGTGCGACCAGCAGTCAGAAGTGCATTCGTACCAACGACATCGAGAACGTGGGTCGCACTGCGCGGCACCACACCTTTTTCGAGATGCTGGGCAACTTCTCCTTCGGGGATTATTTCAAGCAGCAGGCGATTGAGTGGGCCTGGGAGCTGAGCACGGTCGTCTACGGTTTGGATCCTAAGAATCTGGTGGTCAGCGTCTTCAGGGAAGACGATGAAGCCGAGCAGATCTGGCGTGATGTTGTCGGCATCAATCCGAAGCGCATCATCCGCATGGATGAAGCCGACAACTTCTGGGCCTCAGGCCCAACAGGACCCTGTGGTCCTTGCTCGGAGATTTATTACGACTTCAAGCCCGAACTCGGCGATGAAGGAATCGATCTTGAAGACGACGACCGCTTCATCGAGTTTTACAACCTGGTGTTCATGCAGTCGAATCGTGATGCGGAGGGCAAACTCACTCCGCTGGCGAATCGCAACATCGACACGGGGATGGGTCTGGAGCGCATGGCTCAGATTCTGCAGAAGGTTCCCAACAACTATGAAACCGATCTGATTTTTCCACTGATTGAAGCGGCTGCTGATCTGGCTGGTGTCGACTATCACAAGCTGGATGACAAGCGTCAAACGTCGCTCAAGGTGATTGGCGATCACAGCCGCGCCGTGACGCAGTTAATTAGCGATGGCGTCACGGCAAGCAATCTTGGCCGCGGATATATCTTGCGCCGGTTGTTGCGTCGGGTGGTTCGGCATGGACGTCTGCTGGGCATCGACAAGCCGTTTCTGCAGACCATGGGTGAAGCCGCCATTGAGCTGATGCAGGCGGTTCATCCTCAGTTGTTGGAGCGCAAGGAGGTGATCCTGGCGGAACTGCAACGCGAGGAAGAACGGTTCCTAGAGACCCTGGAAAGAGGCGAGAAACTGCTGGCGGATGTGCTGGCAGCCCAGCCGAAGCAGATCAGTGGTGCCCAAGCCTTCGAGCTGTATGACACCTATGGATTTCCGCTGGAGCTCACGCAGGAAATTGCCGAAGAGCATGGTCTGACCGTCGATCTGGCCGGATTTGAAGTGGCGATGGAGCAACAGCGTCAGCGTGCCAAAGCTGCTGCCGTGAGTATTGACCTCACACTCCAGGACGCCATTGATGAGGTGGCTTCAGGGATCGATGGAACCGATTTTCGTGGTTACGAGCAGCTGGAGCAGAGCAGCAGTGTGCAGGCTCTTGTGGTGAATGGAGACCCCGCGCAACAAGCCGTTGCCGGTGATTGCGTGCAGGTGGTGCTTGATTCCACTCCCTTTTATGGCGAGGGGGGCGGCCAGGTGGGGGATCGCGGCATGCTGGCGGGTGAAGGTCATGACGGCGATGGCCTGATTGTCAGCGTGGAATCCGTGAGCCGAAACCGCAGCGTTTTCGTGCATAGCGGTCGGGTTGAGCGGGGAATACTGGCGGTCGGCGATGTGGTGCAGGGTCGTGTGGATCGGACCTGCCGTCGCCGTGCCCAGGCCAATCACACCGCTACGCATCTGTTGCAATCGGCGTTGAAGCAGGTGGTGGATTCAGGCATCGGTCAGGCCGGATCGCTGGTGAACTTCGATCGCTTGCGTTTCGACTTCCATTGCCCGCGGGCTGTGAGCTCTGATGAACTTGAGCGCATTGAGGTTCTGATCAACAGCTGGATCGCTGATGCCCATGAGCTTCAGGTTCAGGAAATGGCGATTGATAAGGCGAAAGCAGCTGGCGCTGTGGCCATGTTTGGTGAGAAGTATGCCGATGTGGTGCGTGTCGTCGACGTGCCTGGTGTTTCGATGGAACTTTGCGGTGGCACCCATGTGGCCAATACCGCTGAAATTGGTTTGTTCAAGATTGTGAGTGAAAGCGGAGTGGCAGCTGGCATTCGACGCATTGAGGCTGTGGCGGGCCCAGCGGTGCTCGCTTACCTCAACGAACGCGATGCTGTAGTGAAGCAGCTAGGAGAGCGCTTCAAGGCGCAGCCCGGCGAGATTGTGGAGCGCGTGAGTGCACTCCAGGATGAGCTGAAGACCACGAGTAAAGCTCTGCAATCTGTTCAGGCGGAGTTGGCGGTTGCCAAATCAGCGGCTCTGGCCTCCAAGGCGGTTGCGGTCGGTGAATTTCAGCTGCTGATTGAGCGTCTTGACGGTGTGGATGGCAACGGTCTTCAAGGCGCTGCTCAGAACCTGAGCGATCAACTGGGTGAGGAGGCAGCAGTGGTCATTGGTGGTCTGCCGGATCCTGCCGATCAGGGCAAGGTGATTCTGGTGGCAGCCTTCGGCAAAGCCGTGATCGCCAACGGACTGCAGGCGGGCAAGTTCATCGGCGCGATTGCCAAGCGCTGCGGCGGCGGTGGTGGTGGCCGTCCGAATCTGGCTCAGGCCGGTGGCAGGGATGGAGCCGCTTTGGATGGAGCCCTGAATGAGGCTCGCAAGCAGCTCAGTGCTGCTCTGGGCTGAGTTTCTGTTCTGAGCGGCCTCTTGTCAGGCCTGATCGTAAAGGCTGAAATTCAGCCTCACGATTAGATCATTGAAGTCTGGGTTGTTGTTATCCAGTCCTTCGAAGCCGATCAGATTGCTGCCCAGCATCCGAATGTGATTGGTGCCGTTGGGATTGGCATCCGCAAATGCAAAATAGTCAATCACTTCCGCAAGCTGATTACTTGTTAGTCGTAAGACCGGTGCGAGCAGTGATTGTTCCTGAACAACGGCTTCGCTTGTGCTGGTGATGCCATTCTCAGTCGTGAGATCTTCGAGCGCTTTCACGGTATTTGCCTCATGGAGAGCGGCAGCTTGGTAGCCGTCATCTCCTGGTTGCAGGATCTGGCCGCTGAGCGGATCAAGAACGGCACCGTTTGTGTCGAGCACTCGATAGAAGCTCACCTGTGAGGAAAAAGCAGCCTCCCTGCTCACTTCAATTGATGTATCAACGAGCATGTCTCTGTTCAAGCCAGTGAAATCAAGCAGGGGAGCGATGGTTTGCTGTTGCCCGATCAATGCATCCAGGTCACCAGTGCTGTGGCTGAGCTCCAGGTCGACGATGAGTCCACTGCTGGATTGAATTCTTGCTTTGCTGTCATCCAAGAGCTTCGGCTCAAGAAAATTCAGGCGTGGGTCATCCAGATCTTTCAATTCGCTGAGATCAGCTCCCTCGACTTCGAAGAAACGCACTTGCTGGTAGTCGACCAGTGAGAGCTGTTGCCTGAAATCATCGTCTTTCAATAGGGTTAGATCCCCCTGTAGGAGATTGGAGAACAGGATCTGGGAGCGTTGTTGCAGCTCAGCGAGGTCATTGAGGGATGCAAGATCGGTCGGCTCACTATCGTCGAAGATCACCATTCCGAAGCTGTTGACGTTGTTCGCGTGGCCTTCGAGTGAAGCGTTTAATTGCAGGGGGATGTCCGTGTTTTGCAGAACCCCATCGCGGCGAGCTCTGGTCGTGAGCTGCACGGCCTGATTCTCGCCGGCACTAAATATTGGGGTTAGATCGATGTCACCGAGGCCCATTCCTGCAAAGATCTTGGTCATGTCTGCAGCGATGCCCTGCTCCAGACGGATGCTGCCGGATGCTGGGTTTGCATCGGTGGCCTGGTTGTCGTTCATGGCGAGATAGACCCAGTCGGCATGTCCATCACCATCGAGGTCGTAGAGCCGTGCTCCTTCTCGACTCAGGGGGTCGTAATTGAGGTCGTACCACTGCCAGGAATCGAGCTGGTCTTCGTCGAGAATCGTCAGGATCTCTTGTGGGCCCCCTGGTGCGGGTTGATCGCGCAGTACATCGAGGTCGAAGCCGATGCCGATGCTTGGCAAGGCACTGTTCTGCAATCTGAGATCCATTTGCATGCCACGGCTGGGCATGCCGGATACATCTGAGTCGCTTGTGCGCACCAATATTCCGGCTGTTGTATTTTCGAGAAATTGTGCACCGTGCACAGTGAGCGGGTTTGTTTTTTTGTTGGTACCGATTAAGGTGTAATCACTATTTTCGCTGAGCTTGTTGGCAAGCTTGCGATTGTCATTGAGGAGTTGATTGATGTCTATCTCAGGCCAATTTCCAGAGCCACCATTGAGATTAATGGTGTTTGTGCTGATCTCAGATCCATCAGCATTTTTTAGGCTGTATTGAAGGCTGTTATCTGGTTGTAGATTAAAATAGTCATTGGCTGTGAGTGTCAGGATCTGTTGAGAAACATCCTTTGGAAGCTCCAGGGGAATGGTGAGATCACCATTCTTGGATTCCTCTAATATCTCTTGATAAATTCCAGATAGTAAATTTGTTCTTTGCTGCAGCTCCCAAGATGCAGGAGAAAGATTATTAAAACGCGTAAAAGCGTCTTGAGACAGTAGCGACTCCTCGGGATCGAGGTTGCCGTCATCATCTTTCTGTTGAATTATTTCTGCTTCGTATTCGCTGACCCGCTTAAGATATCGGCGCCATTGATCGACATCGTGCAGGGTGAGCCTGAGATTGATTTCATCATTCGGATTTTCGGCCTGATTGTGATCAACTTGTAAGACCAGAGAATCTGACTTTAAATTTCCCCTTTTATCAAAAAAACATTGATAAGGCTTAGTCCTACTTCACTGGTGGTAATGGGTTGAATGGGTTGAGGTGTGTTCCCGAGGTCACCATAAAAACTGTAAATCCAGCTTCCTTTTCCGAAGGTTCCTGTGATTAGTAGGTCGTCATCAGGAATGTATTTAGTCATGGACGTTTGTGCTCCTGGGCTGGCAACGTTGTTGTTGCTTTGCTGGTTTTCATCCAACTGCCATGGCATTGGTGAAAAGGCTCCGGGTTGTCCGTTTGCAGGATCTAATGGGGCAATCCAGTGTCCATACAGGCCTCCGAGCACCAATTGGTCTGGGCGTTGCTCGTTTCCTGGAACGAATACAACAGACTGCAGCCCGTATTGGTCGTATTCCGATACTTCAAGTCCTAAATCGCTAAGGCTTAAGCTGTTAACTTCTCCGCGTGTTCCAGTTTTCCACCGTAAAGACTGTTTCTGGTTAGAGGTGATCTTGTTAAAGCGAGTGGAAGTTCCGCCTTCTATCCAGTACACAGTGTCATTTGAGTCAGGTCTGGAAGCTGGCTTATGAGCAATATCGGTGATTACGGTTTTTCCGTCAGCAGCGTAAAACTCTTGTAGGCCTTTTTCGGACGCATTGCCCTCTGTCGATCTACTGAGAATTTGCATCGGGGTTATAAATTGTCCTATCTCAGAGTCAAAGATTATGGAGGCTATATAGAGGCTAGCGTTCTGATGCTCGCCGGGTGCTCCTTGGTTATCAATTGCAGTGGAGTAAATCAGCTGTGTCTCGTTAAGGGCAAGGTCTGGTAATAGTTTTTTAAACGTTAATGTATTAGTTCCTACTTCACTTGTTTCATAGATATTATTTCCGCCTGCCATCACGATGCTGTCAGGATTGTATGGGTTGGCCTCAAATGGAAGGATAAAGCCTAAATCTTTGTTTTCTCCAGACTGAGCTACCCAGCTTGTGTTTTGCTGATTATTTTTTTCGGACTCAAGTTGAAATATTGTATCGTTATATTTAACAATATCTCCGGACTTGTTCAGGCTAAATTTTGCAATATACCCTGCTTGGTAGTAGTTTTGAGATGAGAGATAGATGTCTTGAAGGCCTGTGGTCGGATTTTTCCGAACGATCGCAACTTCTCCGTCTCCCATCCAGTAATTTGTGAAAGTCTTGTCCCCAAATTGCCCAAAAGATGCAGCATTGTCTTGGAAAGATGATGTGACTGTGTTGCTTACAGGATCCCAGTCGGTCATCATGACCTCGAAAGTATTCAACCCCGGGGCTGCCAGGCTTCGCCACCAAAAGTCCGGATCGGTTTGTGATTGATCCGCTGTGGGCATCTGCAGTGCCCAGATTCCTCCGTCATCGGTCTGGATCGCGAAATGCTTACCATCTTGTTCCGTAAAAACCACCGTCCGGCTGTCAGCATGTGGCTGACCTTTGGATTCGATGAAGTCAGCTTCGGCAGCATCGTCTTTGAATCCTTCGATATATGGTCCGTAAAGTGGCGTCCATTCTTGTTGATTAGATTGGTTGCCAAAGTCGATTTGTAGGAGGCCGCCTGCATAATTTAAGGATGCTGCAAAACTTGATAGCGCAAAATGATTTCCACCTGAAACGACACTCGTTCCATCTGCATTTCGGGGATCTGATGTTAATGAAAAATTTTCTGATGCTTGATTGTTGCCAATTTCTCTCCCATTAAACTCTTCATGCTGATGTCTGATTAATGTAAAGTTTTCTGGGTTGATTTCCAAGCGGTCAATACGGCTAATCTTTCCTGATTTGGACGAACCAAGGAATGCGATCAGTTTGCCATCCACGAGCTCGGGGTGGATGGCTAGGCGTTGAAGCTCGTAGTTTTCTTTTGGAGCTTTGTTGTCTAAAAGCTCGTCACGTAGTGTTTCGCTGCCCTGGAGATCGTGCCACTGAATGCCATCAAGGCTGAGCTGCAATTGAAGGTTCGGCCCTTCGCTGACTGCTTCGTCTGGCCCGAATAACCTAGATCGACTGCGCATTAGTAGCACATCACCATTCCAGCTAATGGCATCTAAACGGTAATCACTCGTACCCTCTGATTGATGATTGATATTGGTCTGTTCTTGCCGGAGATCAGCATTCTTGAGCTGTGTCGAGTTAACGCTCAGACTGGTGTTAAAAGGACCTTCCCCACTGATTGCTTTGCTCTTGAAGCTTGTGATCAGGTTGTGGCCGCTCCACTCCAAACCACTCACCAGTTCCTGATCAAGTTTGTTCAGCAAGTCCGCATCCATTGGGATCCAGCGGATATCCCCGTCTGGCAGGATTTCACCCACCTGTAGACCTACGCCAGGCGTATTGATGCCGGCGTAGTTGGAGTTGTTGCCGCGTCCAACGGCGATGTAACGGCCATCAGCCGAGATCGCGAGGTGGCCAACGGATTGCGAGCCTTCGTAGCCGCTGCCTGGCACCGAAACCCATCGCCAGGTGGTGTTCGATTCCAGGGGATTGCCGCTGAGGTCAACTTCGCGGACATACACGCCACCGTTCACACTTCCGGCGTAAATCAGAGTGTTCCCGCTTTGTGGGTCTGGCAGTACGGCTAAGCCATTGGTGGCGCCGGCTGCCAGTGTTTGCCCTGTTTTGTACGAAACTCCAAGACGCCCTTGGTAGCCGTCACGAGTGACATCCAGTCTTACAGGATGCCAAACGTTCGGGGTGATCGACGTCATCGGTTTGTTTTGACTAAGCCTCATCTAGGCCGATTTGGTCACTCTGTCAGCTCTGAAGTTGTTGATGTATGCGCTGCAGTTGTCGACTAGCCCTGGCAATGCAGAAGTGCACGCCTCCTAACTCTGTCGTGGCCTGTTCAAGGTGCTCTTGTGCATCGTCGTGTACAGCTTCGATCCCGTTCAGCAGCATGGCGATGACCTGATTGCCGCGACGGCAGCGCTCACTGACCAGAGAAAGCATCTCTACAACAAGATCAGTGTCAAACAACATGGCCTGCAGCAGAGCCTGGCCTTGAATAGCCAGAAGTTCTGCGGGTCCCCCCACAACGCGGAAGTCGGCGTAGTGCTTGCCATTGGCGAAGAATCCAACTTCGCCAAGTAACTCCACGGCTTCCACTTCGGCCAGAGTGTGGACCTGATCGCCGTGGTGGACATCAACCGCGATACGCCCCTGAGTCAGCAACATCAATCTCTCCACGGATTCGCCTTGATGAAATAAGACGTCTCCTTCGACGGCCGTCAGCTTCTCAGGGTTGAGCTCCTGTTGGTGCGCGACCAATAGGAGCTTCAGTCGTTCTCTGAAGGCCTGTAGCTGAGGTTCATCTCCCCACATGGCTCCACGGCTGTTGTCTCATTGATACATCCATTCGCAGTACAATGCCCGCGGGGATGGAAGGATCAGCCAGTGATGGCACTGGGAAGCTTCAGTTCGTTTCGCCACTCGTTAAGGGGACGATCCCAGCCCTCTTCCAGTTTGCGCGCGATCACAAGCTCGGCATCCAGTCCCATCTGGAAGCCTTTCGCCAGTGCGCGCAGCATCGGCGCCAGAGGTTCATCCTTCTGCAGTGCCGTGAGCATTCCTCCGAAGATCAGCATCACCGCCAGAGGGGATCGGTTCTGGGCGAGATTGAATCCCTGAAGACCTAGTTCACTGACGCCATCGATTCCAAATCCGGTCAACACATGAGCGATGTCGTGGGTCTCCTTAAGGCGGTGCGTGATGTAATCACGCTCATTGTTGATGGGTGAAGGGTCGAGAAGCGTGTCAGGAGTGATGCCCAGGCTGACCAGTTGATCGGCGTAACAACGTCCGAGTGTGCCATCCGGAAGGGTCTGTAGTGCCGATAAGTCGATCGGTTGCGGACGCCAACCATCCTTGACTAATTGAGCGAAGTCGGGATTCTCCATTAGATGGCGGGCCATCTGCTCGGCCATCGGACTGTCTTTCACGTTGGCTCCGATGGCAAGGACGCTGTCCAAAGAGCCTGGATTTTTGAGGAAGGCTGCCAAGCTGGCTAGCAGCTTCAGGCTTTGCAGTCGTTCTCCGAGTTTGATTTGCATTGATGCTGGGCAGGTCCGCATAGTTTGCGGCCTTTGCAGTGTTCAGTCATGGTCTGAAGATTGGGTGGATATCCACCGCGTTCGTTAATCCAGACCTCTGACGTGCTATGGATTCAGAGTCTTTTCCATGGCGATCATGCTGCCTTGGATCGAGACTCAAGTTCAATTTGACCTCGCTGCCGATGATCAGTCGCGACGATCTGCGGGCTATCGCTCTTTTCGAGAGTCTTGACGATGAGCTGCTTGACAAGATTCTTGACCGACAGCGTGAGCTGGTTCATGAAGCCGATCAAATCATTGTGATGGAGCAGGACTGGGGAGAGTCCCTGTTTTTGCTGTGCGATGGTCTGGCCAAAGTGCGCACTTACACCTCCGATGGTGATGAGGTCGTGATGTCGCTGTTAGGAGCGGGTGATGTCTTTGG
Encoded here:
- a CDS encoding SWIM zinc finger family protein translates to MTITPNNSGINTSLSDEGLGQQPWWVEQWMELINSYRFKKRLERAWTYAREGHVTSIRFEGRRVHARVQGTDEDPYKVKLWLDVLSDEDWGFVLEALTQKARWSAQLLAGIMPADIERAFAASGRRLFPFKLQEVRSECSCPDKANPCKHISAVYFLMGERFSEDPFVLFQLRGRTRTKLLENLAEHRLKALQARAEQTKAASQSTPSADGGGSNPDDTITPPHPAVLDPTLWWRYEANLDGDLVVITPAMEGDTGLDAAGDLPLAEEPRFPESRPRFLQHLRDQGQALAQRAMLEAMAAGG
- a CDS encoding DEAD/DEAH box helicase, whose translation is MSLLHATWLPAIRTPSSSGRAALLVWADTWRVAEPMGPGATPAIHPFTLSTEDLRAWLTERDLLPGGIIDATACLTLPSRSVKPKRKRSTTAEASSEDDPPWCGLPLQAGEPIPKTTEWWPWQVQGLAIEPMAATEWLAKLPLSGRHPDLADELRWWSHMQRWALSLVARGRWLPQVELSKGEGYPHRARWVPLLNREEDRRRLEDLAAGLPLVATCALPWREPTGRRSNRMTRLRPEAMRAANPVACCRPRSGRLRVATLLEDLLDAQLRKGFSTDQEGLDPLLCAWEEALSSETGVINLNDEDAERLATASHHWREGVAGNVAAARACLELATPSEGEELWPLRFFLQAESDPTLKLPASTAWAAGPKGLQLGEIPVEHPSEVLLEGMGRALTVFAPIERGLESATPEAMQLTPAEAFVLVRTAARQLRDVGVGVDLPPSLSGGLASRLGLAIKAELPERSRGFTLGESLDWSWELMIGGVTLTLRELERLSGKRSPLVRHKGAWIELRPNDLKNAERFCSANPELSLDDALRLTATEGDTLMRLPVHAFDAGPRLQGVLEQYHQQKSPDPLPAPEGFCGQLRPYQERGLGWLAFLHRFDQGACLADDMGLGKTIQLLAFLQHLKVEQELKKPVLLVAPTSVLTNWKREAAAFTPELNVHEHYGPKRPTTLAALKKALKDVDLVLTSYGLVQRDIELLESFDWQGTVIDEAQAIKNPSAKQSQATRDLARTHKGTRFRIALTGTPVENRVSELWALMDFLNPRVLGEEEFFRQRYRMPIERYGDMSSLRDLKSRVGPFILRRLKTDKAIISDLPEKVELSEWVGLSKEQKSLYAKTVEDTLDAIARAPRGKRHGQVLGLLTRLKQICNHPALALKEKDASEDFLQRSAKLQRLEEILEEVVEAGDRALLFTQFAEWGTLLREYLQRRWRSEVPFLSGSTSKTERQAMVDRFQEDPRGPQLFLLSLKAGGVGLNLTRASHVFHIDRWWNPAVENQATDRAYRIGQTNRVMVHKFITSGSVEEKIDRMIREKSRLAEDIVGSGEEWLGGLEMGQLKELVSLEDNPS
- the alaS gene encoding alanine--tRNA ligase yields the protein MAVARSSRNEAAGPRTGAEIREAFLAFYEQRGHRRMASASLVPEDPTVLLTIAGMLPFKPIFLGQQQRPAPCATSSQKCIRTNDIENVGRTARHHTFFEMLGNFSFGDYFKQQAIEWAWELSTVVYGLDPKNLVVSVFREDDEAEQIWRDVVGINPKRIIRMDEADNFWASGPTGPCGPCSEIYYDFKPELGDEGIDLEDDDRFIEFYNLVFMQSNRDAEGKLTPLANRNIDTGMGLERMAQILQKVPNNYETDLIFPLIEAAADLAGVDYHKLDDKRQTSLKVIGDHSRAVTQLISDGVTASNLGRGYILRRLLRRVVRHGRLLGIDKPFLQTMGEAAIELMQAVHPQLLERKEVILAELQREEERFLETLERGEKLLADVLAAQPKQISGAQAFELYDTYGFPLELTQEIAEEHGLTVDLAGFEVAMEQQRQRAKAAAVSIDLTLQDAIDEVASGIDGTDFRGYEQLEQSSSVQALVVNGDPAQQAVAGDCVQVVLDSTPFYGEGGGQVGDRGMLAGEGHDGDGLIVSVESVSRNRSVFVHSGRVERGILAVGDVVQGRVDRTCRRRAQANHTATHLLQSALKQVVDSGIGQAGSLVNFDRLRFDFHCPRAVSSDELERIEVLINSWIADAHELQVQEMAIDKAKAAGAVAMFGEKYADVVRVVDVPGVSMELCGGTHVANTAEIGLFKIVSESGVAAGIRRIEAVAGPAVLAYLNERDAVVKQLGERFKAQPGEIVERVSALQDELKTTSKALQSVQAELAVAKSAALASKAVAVGEFQLLIERLDGVDGNGLQGAAQNLSDQLGEEAAVVIGGLPDPADQGKVILVAAFGKAVIANGLQAGKFIGAIAKRCGGGGGGRPNLAQAGGRDGAALDGALNEARKQLSAALG